The genomic DNA catcctgatgctgccaccaccatgcttcaccatagggatggtgccaggtttccactacatgtgacgcttggcattcaggccgaagagtttaatcttggtttcatcagaccacagaatcttgttcattagttgccttttggcaaactcaaagcgggcggtcatgtgccttttactgaggagtggcttccgtctggtcataaagacccaattgctcagtttggtcaggcggccagctctaggaagagtcttggtggttccaaacttcttccatttaagaatgatggaggccactgtgttgttggggaccttcaatgctgcagattttttttccttctctgacatgcactgtctactgtcggaccttatgtagacaggtgtatgcctttccaaatcatgtccaatcaattgaatttaccacaggtggactccaatcaagttgtagaaacatctcaaggatgatcaatagaaacaggatgcacctgagatcaatttcgagtttcataggaaagggtctgaatagttatttaaataaggtatgttatttattttgtatatatttgcaaaaatgtctaaaaacctgtttttgctttgtcattatggggtattgtgtgtagctaaaacaaaaaatcaatcaatctattttagaataaggctgtaatgtaacaaaatgtggaaaaggtcaatggtctgaatactttccgaatgcactctatgtaatgttagctaaccgTAGTCATTAATAAATAatctacatttctttaaatggcCAATTCTGTGAACgttcttgtgcaagttttaaatttaCAATACCTATTAGCAAAGGtatcagctagagatgacgtgcaggagcttgcagggatttgtagttttgcatgtctACTTTGATACTAGTTAGCATTTTCAAATCTGGGACCAAATACATTGacaaaagtcaccttgtccaagatatacatggttatcaaaacggcATTCCAGGGtaggcctacacaaaacacaccccttattttaagtgtttctaaaataccctatgtgaaaaatgaatggtggaaaaacaattggaaccatttccctgtttgaccactaggttttatgggtattatgaaaCCTCTACTGTTGGGCCATAAAGGCCTACtatagctctgattggctatggcccATCAGCCTGTGTAGACTCtggtcctggacaagacagatgtttttatcaggtttatttactgcagtgtctattcaTTGTCCAAATGCACGGCCGCTTCACACAGTATATTGTTAaacattcccaaacattctatgaatgTATGTAAACGTAAAAATGTCCATATCTAAGTGCTTGCTTGTCAGAAAATGTGTTATATCAAGCGTTTCCACCGCCATATTTCACATAATTCAGTTGTCTTTTCTTTTTCAGATAAGAGTAGCAAAAGCTAGCTACTAGTTATCTAAAAtgagtgagctagctagctagtgtaacaTAAGGGATTCCATTCCAAGCACAGAGGAGTTATTCTATTTGATAGAGGaaggttaaaataaataaaataaaatgtatttatatagcccttcgtacatcagctgatatctcaaagtgctgtacagaaacccagcctaaaaccccaaacagcaagcaatgcaggtgtagaagcacgatagTAATATCACAATCTTGACCTTCAACACGTGCACAGCCTTTGGAAGGAAAAAAAACAAAGTTGGGAGAGTAAAAGTCTCCCATTCAATGGTGTTCCGTTTCAAGTTGTGTGCCACCTGGGGAAAGGCAAAAGCCAAAGAGAAATAAGCTGCTGAAATGAACAAGGCGGCAGTCATTTCTACGACAGATCACTAATTTATACCATACATTTGTACAAAATTAATTTCATTTTAATAATGTTGAAGTACTAACTAACAATGGAATGTTACTTGAAGAAGACGGGACTTAAAATGGGTGTCCCAACTCTTTGATCACTAAAGATCTCATGGCACTTATTGCAAGAGAATGTAATAATGAGTACCATTTCATGTGTATGTCAAACTGTATTCCAATcatgtaatactgtatataaaagtaccatgtatgtaaaGTATATGAATAATGTACTATATTTAACAAAATATCTGTAAAAAactaaaatgactcaagtaaaagtccaccagtaaaatattactttgAGTAAAAGTTTCTGGTTTTAAATataagtacagtggtggaaaaagtactcaaataTTATACAtccaattccttatattaagcaaatcagtCAGCACGATTatcttgtttttatatttttatttatggACAGCCAGGGCCACAGTCCAACCCTCAGACATCACAAacgcagtatttgtgtttagtgagtctgccagatgagaggcagtaggaatgacaaCGCGTTATATGGATAGGTGTGCGAATTGGACCATATTGCTGTCCTGCCTGAACATTACAAATttaacttttgggtgtcagggaaaatgtgagtaaaaagtacatattttctttaggaatgtagtggagtaaaagttataaaaaatataaaatagtaaaataatgtagcccaaaaaactacttaagcagTACTTAAGGCCTAGCTGCTAGACTATTGTTTCTACTCACGATATGCATACGTATTTATAAAAGTAATTAGCTAATAAATTATACCAGCTTTGAAAATATTCTGCAGCTAAATACAAAGATCCTACCATTTATATTATGCATGTAATTATATGAATATTTCTCAGAGTTTGCATGACAAAGGGAATGGCTAGTATGTGTGTTCTGCAACACTCAATTGTATGAAAGCTTTTCCATGGACCCCATTTGGACTACTATACCTGCCGCACAAATACTGGATCTTCCAGTGTTGTGTTAAAAGGAAACATAACATTACAAAAAATAAACATTACATAGGCCTACTTATTTATTTTAATATTCAGGATAGTCCATTATCAAATTTTCTTACAGAATTCAGTAACATTAAAGTGTTTGTGCCAGATGACTAAACTGTtaccatttatttaaaaaaatattatttagaaCACAAGGCCATTAAGACATAATTTTACCTCTATATTTTGATATATAAACATATACAAATAGCAGAAAAGTACTGTCCCGTAATTAAATTTCTTCCATTTCAACTCAAAATATGTTAATCCTATTTTAACATATAACGACTGACTGAATATGTACGCACAAGGTCCATCCTTACATGCACACAAATTTCTCCCAATCAAATAAGGAAAGTTCTTTATGGATACATATAAATAATCCagcaacttttttttaaaataaactgacaaatgatttatttagaactaTCACCCCTTAAATTCTGTACAAGACTGGCACGTTTAGTTGGCACTCATTTAGAATTATCAGTGCGTTGGTTAATGTAATGCAcagtacaaaaacaacaaaatgtcaCAATTGACATACGCTAATAACTGACATGCAACTCACATCAACGTACATTTAGCTATATGCATGCaaccttttttcacattttgttaggttacagccttattctaaaatgtattaaatcatcaatctattcacaataccccataatgacaaaagcaaaaacaggtaaatgtataaaaaaaataaaggcagttttgctatgagactcaaaattgagctcaagtacattctgtttccattgaacatccttgagatgtttctagaacatGATTCCACCTGTGGACtccaaattcaattgattggacatgatttggaaatgcccACGTGTCTATATaagtcccacagttggcagtgcatgtcagagcaaaaaccaagccacgaggtcaaaggaattgtccgttgagctccgagacaggattctgtcgagtcacagatctggagaagggtaccaaaaaaatgtctgcagcattgaaggtccccaagaacacagtggcttccatcattcttaaaatggaagaagtttggaaccaccaagacttcctagagctggcctactggccaaactgcgcaatcgggggagaagggccttggtcagggatgtgaccaagaacccaatgggtTCAATGGGTTCAGagctgcagagttcctctgtggaattgggataaccttccagaagaacaaccactgcaacactccaccaaatcaggcctttatggtagagtggccagacgggaagccactcctcagtaaaaggcacgacagcccgctttgagtttgccaaaaggcacctaaagactcgaagaccatgagaaacaagattctctggtccaatgaaaccaagattgaactctttggcctgaatgccaagcatcacctatggaggaaacctggcaccatccatatggtgaagcatggtggtggcagcatcatgtgttgcggatgtttttcagcggcagagactggaaaattagtcaggatcgagggaaagatgaaaggaaaaaagtacagagggatccttgatgaaaacctgctccagagcgctcaggactagGGTGAAgattcatcttccaacaggacaacgtagcagtggcttcgggacaagcctctgaatgtccttgagtggcccagccagagcccggacttgaatcctatcaaacatctctggagagacctgaaaatagctatgtagacgctccccatccaacctgacagaggttgagaggatctgcagagaataatgggagaaactccaaatacaggtgtgccaagcgtttagcgtcataccgaagaagacttgaggctgtaatcattgccaaaggtgcttcaacaaaattactgagtaaagggtctgaatacttatgtaaatatgatgtttccatttttaatacatttctaaaaaactgtttttgcttttgttattaaaggggtatcgtgtgtagattgaataggggaaaacaaatatttaatcaattttagaataaggctgtaacataacaaaatgtggaaaaagtcaaggggtctgaatactttccaaatgcaccgtaGGCTTCAGTAACACAATTTGAACATGCTAACAATACAGCAATTCTAAAATAACCATGACATGTTGACCATTTAAATATATTTCTAATTCCTTGGATGAAATTCAAAATGTTGCAAGTGATGTCTAATACTATTATACAGTATCAAGTTAAATCATGAAATCAACCTAGGCTCAGGTCagaaaacagcaaacaattcATATTTGCTTAAATGAGAAATAATTGGATTGGATTGGATTGATTCTGAATTCAATTAAACAATGACATTTTCAAAATTAACTGATGGTAGGTGGCTCAGTGGCATATGACCCAAAATCCATTAGAACATTAACAGGCCCTTTGCTTAATCAATTTAGACCACACGTTCTTTGATAGAAACATTTCTGAGATCTATCACTctgaaaatatatggcacatgAAACAGGCATGAAGAATTGAAGGTAAGTCGTAAAAATACTTCCAAATGGATCACAATGCTAACAAGATAATTGATACACTATATTTCTTGTAAGCCGCATTTATAATCGTCTTTCATGTACATTGAGTACacaaaaacattaagaacacctgctcttttcatgacaaactgatcaggtgaaagctatgatccccttattgatgtcacctgttcaaTACACCAcaagtgtagatgaagaggagaagacaggttaaaaaaatgatttttaagccttgagacatggcttgtgtatgcgtgccattcaaagggtgaatagGCAAGTGCCCATTTAAGTGCCAATGGACGAGGTTAGTAGGTGCCAGggcggggtatggtagtaggtggaactcaatattaggaaggtgttcttaatgttttgtccactcagtgtatagttAGTTATGTGCAATACAGTAGCTCTAGCAAAGGAGTAAGAGTGAAATGTGATAATACAAATTTGAAATCAGATTTGAATGATAGAGTATTACATAACAAAACAAATAATTTCAGGTTGAAGGGAATTAAAATCGAATCTAAAAGCCACAGTAAACTAAAAATATTAGAATTAAAATAATTGTTGAACTTTGCACAACCAATCAGCCAAATTACTCTAATACAATTTCGATTTGACAGAGTAGTAGAGGTCTAGACAACCATTTCGGGAGAATGCAAGCGTCGCCGACATAAAATAACACTGATTAAAAACTAAAAAGAAGAAGCTCTTGGATTTCCTTGGTCTCAGAAACTAGCCTTATGTGAAGGACAATTTCAAAATGGCAGTTCATACAAGTAGAGAATTAAGGAATAAAATTAAATCACAGAATTTAAACTGATTACTAGGGTGTTTGACTGATACAGTAatgtgccatttagcagacgcttttatccaaagcgacttagtcacgCGTGCATACATTTGACATATGGATGGGGGAATCGAATCCACTaccctgctctaccaactgagctacaaaggaccacATTTGTTAGACTGATGCATGCTAAATTCTGAGCATGTTAAACCCACAAGTCAACACAAGTGGTAGAAACATGTTACGAGAACCTCTCAATAATTCATTTACAGCATCATAGACAAGAAACCCCCCCACAAAATTCTCACTTTTCTATCATGTTAAGAAAAACTTTGGATTAGGCTCCTGGTGTCTGGCCCAATTGAACAGAGTAAATGTTCAGACATGGTGAATTCTGCAGAGGTCTCTTCTTCTTCAAACAAAAGTGGACTTCAGACAAAGTACACTAATAGCTTTCGCATTGGAAGCAGTGACACGGGAAACAGGAAGTTTCACATTCGTAGCCTGTGAAAGAATTGTCCATTTAACTGGAAATTGATCTTGTCTCAAAGAAATCCTGAAAACATTTGCCACGGTCTGTGAATCAATGATTTTCTCAATGCCCTAAGACGTTTTTACTAAATCGTAGACGTAGATGTGAAAGTCGTCATCAAACTTGATGAAATAAACAGAGGGTTTGGCATCAACCTGATGGATAACCATGCCTGTCCTTTTGCCGCCATCCTCTTTGGCATATTCCACTTGTTTGCCAACAAGGCTATCCACCACTTCGCCAGGCTCTCTCTCTGATGGGGTCGAGTCATCTGCAAAAGCATAGAATATTACCAGCTTTAGTGAGAGAATTTGTTGACAACATTTATGTAGTATTATTGTATCTACCGTAATACAACTTAGAATTACATGTTTTTAAAGAAAGAGTGGTATGGAGACCATAAATGATGCCTACAGTGTTAACACAAAATGTAATTTCTGATGGACTCACTTGAATCAGGCATTATCCGGAGATCCCCCTCTTTGTAGTCATCCAAGAGCTGGTACATGTACAATACAGGGTCCTTTTCGTAAGTGATGTAGAACCATGTGTTCATAATGGGAGCCCGTGCTAGCACCAtgcccctccactcctcctttgGTCCTTCATCTTGCTCAAACATGTGCTCCACTGCTTTGCCTATCATGGTTTCTGCTAGCTGTGCATCACTGACGCGAGCTGGAGCTGCATTACAGAGAGCAGTTTCAAATGAATAGTAAATATGGCTATGAAAATATGTAAATTAATTTgtaacaaactcagcaaaaaaagaaacgtccctttttcaggaccctgtctttcaaagaatttgtaaaaatccaaataacttcacagatcttcattgtaaagggtttaaacactgtttcccatgcgtgttcaatgaaccataaataattaatgaacatgcacctgtggaaaggtcgttaagacactaacagcttacagatggtaggcaattaaggtcacagttatgaaaacttaggacactaaacaGGCCTTTTTACTGActggaaaacaccaaaagaaagatgtccagggtccctgctcatatgcgtgaacgtgcctcaggcatgctgcaaggaggcatgaggactgcagatgtggccagggcaataaattgcaatgtccgtactgtactctaagacagtgctacagggacaCAGGACggacagtggcagaccacgtgtaacaacacctgcaggacaggtacaggatggcaacaacaactgcccgagttacaccaggaattcacaatcactccatcagtgctcagactgtccgcaataggctgagagaggctggactgagggcttgttggCCTGATATAAGACATctccggcaacaatgtcgcctatgggcgcaaacccaccgtcgctggactggcaaaaagtgttcttcactgacgagtcacggtttagtcggatttgcgtttatcgtcgaaggaatgagcgttacaccgaggcctgcactctggagcgggatcgatttggaggtggagggtccgtcatggtctggggtggtgtgtcacagcatcctcggactgagcttgttgtcattgcaggcaatctcaacgcggtgcattacagggaagacatccgcctccctcatgtggtactcttcctgcaggctcatcctgacatgatgcttcagcatgacaatgtcaccagccatactgctcgttctgtgcatgatttcctgcaagacaggaatgtcagtgttagGCCtaggccagcgaagagcccagatctcaatcccattgagcacgtctgggaactgttggatcggagggtgagggctagggacattccccccagaaatgtccaggaacccgcaggtgccttggtggaagagtggggtaacatctcacagcaagaactggcaaatctggtgcagtccatgaagaggagatgcactgcagtacataatgcagctggtggccacaccatacaccagatactgttacttttgattttgaccccccctttgttcagggacacattattcaattgctgttagtcacatgtctgtggaacttgttcagtttatgtctcactTGTTGAatctatgttcatacaaatatttacacgttaagttttcACAATACCTACCAACTCTGTCTGGTAAAACCTCCAGGCCTTGCACCCTCTCATCTTTGTGAAGCTCAAGTCCATAGATGCAGTCAAATCCATCATACTTGATCAGGTAGAGAGATGGGTTGACAGGGACTTGATCGAGAACTGTTCCTTTCCACTGGGAAACCTTGGTATCTTCCTTCCACTGGTGCGTTATCCTGCAACCCACTATGTTTCGTCTGGGTTGGGCAATAGGCTTGCTTGGACCAACATTCTTCTGCTTCCTATAGAGATCCCAATTTGGAAGGAAGTACGTAATGTCaaatcaatatatccacacatcTGTCTGTTTGGAAGGCAACCTGCTTTTGGTCTTATGCTGTGTCTACACAATGAGAACTTACTTGTGGGAATTTTTCCTCTTGATCAGATTTGCAGAAACCCCAATATTACCTAAAATGGCAAACAAACGTGTGCATGAAATATCTCCCCAAAATTACAATAAATCAgcctacagaaagtattcacagctCTTGGCTTATTCaaatttgttgttacagcctgaattatatatgtattaaatatatatttttcctaaataccccataatgacaaagtgtaaacatgttttttgaaattgagaaatgtattgaaaatgaaatacatacagttgaagtcggaagcttacatacaccttagccaaatacatttaaactaagtgtttcacaattcctgacatttaatccaagaaAAAAAAGTCcatgtcttaggttagttaggatcaccactttattttaagaatgtaaaatgtcagaataatagagaatgatttattttagcttttatttatttcatcacattcccagtgggtcagaagtttgcatacactcaattagtatttggtagcattgcctttaaattgtttaacaattagttgggtgaattttggcccattcctcctgacagagctggtgtagctgagtcaggAATGTAGGCCTCGCACATGCTtattcagttctgaccacaaattttctatgggattgaggtcagggttttgggatggccactccaataccttgactttgttgtccttaagccattttgccacaactttggaagtatgcttggggtcattgtccattttgaatacacatttgcaaccaagctttaacttcctgactgatgtccagatgttgcttcaatatatccacaatttcctttcctcttgatgccatctattttgtgatgcgcatcagtccctcctgcagcaaagaaccaccacaagatgatgctgccacccccatgcttcagggttgggatggtattcttcggcttgcaagcctccccctttttcttccataCATAAACGATGGTGATTATGTCCAAacagatctatttttgtttcatcagaggagaggacatttctcccaaaaatacaatctttgtccccatgtgcagttgcaaaccgtagtctggctttttcatgccggttttg from Oncorhynchus clarkii lewisi isolate Uvic-CL-2024 chromosome 30, UVic_Ocla_1.0, whole genome shotgun sequence includes the following:
- the LOC139389276 gene encoding spindlin-Z-like, whose protein sequence is MKTPFGKTPGQRPRADGGNIGVSANLIKRKNSHKKQKNVGPSKPIAQPRRNIVGCRITHQWKEDTKVSQWKGTVLDQVPVNPSLYLIKYDGFDCIYGLELHKDERVQGLEVLPDRVAPARVSDAQLAETMIGKAVEHMFEQDEGPKEEWRGMVLARAPIMNTWFYITYEKDPVLYMYQLLDDYKEGDLRIMPDSNDSTPSEREPGEVVDSLVGKQVEYAKEDGGKRTGMVIHQVDAKPSVYFIKFDDDFHIYVYDLVKTS